A portion of the Macrobrachium nipponense isolate FS-2020 chromosome 12, ASM1510439v2, whole genome shotgun sequence genome contains these proteins:
- the LOC135224910 gene encoding uncharacterized protein LOC135224910, which translates to MSLFSLLSGQIAASQPQQPNPMIAPPVKPVPPTPGFSEHTPTISSKPTVHPAPLLQQSATYQAFRQWRLHFEDYAALVGLDRLHQTSQLIHLRTCISLDVQRLLTHKLGIPTNTSLSFTEVLDTLQKHFHSLRNEALRRRELLSCKQAVGESFADYYVRLKDLADEVDLCTGNPTSCTERQLQMVILMGVRDGELMQRLIPLQPSSTLAEFVTCCRSNESTRATASAIASSHNQVNAVSTYKKNQRLHKRYSHRSDQRSHQSPNSDPCQYCSHKHNSGQCPATGVSYNSCGRTGHWPRTQKCPAKEAQCKTCQKQGHFEKMCKSIKKSQTGYTASPPPTKSNTSCRFVSDNLGSESPTPVTVSLSFGDISSHLQLIPDTGEDITVIGTIHLDALRIPRTRLEPPPMTDIVTADGSPMTPAVGYFQATLRLGNKSCSATIHVHEDIQTPLLSREHCRAFAIVSPDFLKPILKVTHLNRCAQFPASAMTPPAAIKDYFLWHFSDILISKKDLQTQPLKKMAGPPMRIHLKPGATPFAVHTPRPIPFALRDQVKEELDSLVQQGVIRPAGDEPFEWCHPMVLVPKDKGVRIIVDHTHLNSQVGRPTHTSPMPHDAVRNISPTAKYFTTADALHGYWQMELAEEDRHPTTLITSYGRFQHCRGPMGFSATGDAYCLRGDMALQGVPTCVKVVDDILLSDE; encoded by the coding sequence ATGTCTCTTTTCTCCTTGCTATCAGGACAGATTGCGGCATCGCAACCCCAGCAACCTAACCCTATGATTGCACCTCCTGTTAAACCTGTTCCCCCAACCCCTGGCTTCTCCGAGCATACACCTACAATTTCTAGCAAGCCTACGGTCCATCCTGCACCTCTCCTGCAACAAAGTGCAACGTACCAAGCGTTTCGCCAATGGAGACTCCATTTTGAGGACTATGCAGCATTAGTTGGACTTGATAGATTACATCAAACTTCCCAGCTGATTCACCTGAGAACTTGCATTTCCCTGGACGTCCAGCGCCTGCTCACGCATAAACTGGGCATCCCTACCAACACATCACTTTCCTTTACAGAGGTGTTGGATACACTGCAAAAGCACTTTCACAGCCTCAGAAATGAAGCCTTACGACGCAGGGAATTGTTGTCCTGCAAACAGGCTGTTGGAGAATCATTTGCAGACTACTACGTACGCCTCAAGGATCTCGCTGATGAAGTGGACTTATGCACTGGCAACCCCACCTCCTGCACTGAACGGCAATTGCAGATGGTAATTTTGATGGGTGTGAGAGACGGAGAGTTAATGCAACGCCTTATCCCCCTCCAACCCTCATCTACCCTTGCAGAGTTCGTGACATGCTGCCGCTCCAACGAATCTACACGTGCGACTGCATCAGCCATTGCATCTTCCCATAACCAGGTCAACGCAGTATCTACATACAAGAAGAACCAGCGTCTACATAAGAGGTATTCTCATCGATCTGACCAACGTTCTCACCAGTCTCCTAACAGTGACCCTTGTCAATATTGCTCTCACAAGCACAATTCCGGACAATGCCCAGCCACGGGTGTATCGTACAATAGCTGCGGACGCACGGGTCATTGGCCCCGCACTCAGAAATGCCCTGCTAAGGAAGCTCAGTGCAAGACCTGCCAGAAACAGGGACATTTTGAGAAGATGTGCAAGTCAATCAAGAAAAGTCAGACTGGGTATACAGCTTCACCTCCTCCTACGAAGTCAAATACCAGCTGCCGTTTCGTGAGTGATAACTTGGGTAGCGAGTCCCCTACACCAGTCACTGTCTCTCTGTCATTTGGCGATATATCATCACATCTCCAGCTAATCCCCGATACAGGAGAAGACATCACAGTGATTGGCACCATACATTTGGATGCACTCCGCATACCTCGGACAAGGCTTGAACCTCCACCCATGACAGATATCGTAACAGCAGATGGATCCCCCATGACACCAGCTGTAGGATACTTCCAGGCAACACTTCGTCTTGGCAACAAGTCTTGCTCAGCAACCATACATGTTCATGAGGATATCCAGACTCCCCTCCTCTCCCGTGAACATTGCCGAGCCTTCGCCATAGTGTCACCGGACTTCCTGAAGCCCATCCTCAAGGTAACACATCTCAACAGATGCGCTCAGTTTCCTGCCTCCGCCATGACGCCACCCGCAGCTATTAAGGACTATTTTCTTTGGCACTTCAGCGACATCCTCATATCCAAGAAGGATCTACAAACccagccactaaagaaaatggcaggcCCTCCAATGAGGATTCACCTGAAACCTGGTGCTACACCATTCGCTGTACATACACCCAGGCCCATTCCGTTCGCTCTCAGAGATCAAGTGAAAGAAGAACTTGACTCCTTGGTGCAACAAGGAGTCATCAGACCAGCAGGCGACGAACCCTTTGAATGGTGCCATCCCATGGTCTTGGTACCCAAGGACAAAGGTGTGCGCATCATTGTGGATCACACCCACCTAAATTCTCAGGTAGGCCGCCCTACACACACATCACCAATGCCCCATGATGCCGTCCGCAACATCTCTCCTACTGCGAAGTACTTCACCACAGCAGATGCCCTGCATGGCTATTGGCAAATGGAGTTGgcagaagaggaccgccaccCGACTACATTAATAACTTCGTATGGAAGATTCCAGCACTGTCGCGGCCCGATGGGATTTTCAGCAACAGGCGATGCATACTGCCTGCGTGGAGATATGGCACTACAAGGTGTTCCCACCTGTGTGAAGGTTGTAGATGACATCCTCCTTTCCGACGAATAA